The genomic region TGTAGTCTAAACCAGCTCCATATTTCCACGCCTCAAGTTGCCTTTTCCATTTGTACTTCTCCTCGGTCGAAAAAGTATCAATCAGAGGCCTAACAGAACGATAAGAAAACGTACATTTGATCGCTTTACAATCTATAAACAACTTACGGTATAACATATTAATCGTCGTAAAAGATAATATACCTTATTAATGGGTCAATATATATGGAAAGAAATGTATAAGAACCCAACAGTGAAAAATGTCCTAGCCAGTCAATCAACACTGGGAACCCAACCTGTTAAACCAAACTTTAATTAAATCTTTTAGATTTTCGGTAAATGTAACTACTTTAGTCTGTTATTTACCTGCTTAAATATAGAAGGAAGAATTTGAGGTTTTGTTAACATAACTAGGCCTAGTGTCTTCACAAGAGGACCAAATTGTATGACGTCCTGTAACCGTTATACAGTgttcaaagtcaaagtcaaagtcagagtcaGGTTTCAAATGAGAGCAAGACCTAATATAAGATACCTGAAGAAATGGTCTTAGCACTGGATCCCCTAGCCTCTGTTGAAATACTGTAAACGATTAATCATGATTATAAgtacataaaattaaaaaaaaaataacaaaaaatatgcCTGCATGCTCTGGAAATTGGCGTAGAGAAGGTCGTTGATGAAATCTGGTGGGACGCCAGCCTGTTTTCTTGCAGACATGGCTCTTTGGAATAACCAAGAAGCACTTAAATTTGGCTGAaaataaatttcattaaaacaaaatactaatatcaatataaatataaatatataattgaaTTAGGAGTAGATGCTGACCATGTATGGATTTAACAATGACAGATTATCAGCGTCCAGGAGATTTCCACTGATTGCTTCATGTATTCCTGAAATTTTATACAAATAAGATGAATCCCCGAGCATGAAAAAAAATGACATTTTGACTTTTTAGTTGACTTGAACTATTTCCATATTTTGATCACCATTTGATATTCGTCCAAGATGCCTGGTCAAACTACCGAAGCCACCAAAGGAAACCGGAGACTGTATGCCACTAGCATCACCAAACTGCATTCaataacaattaatcagttattAATAATGTTACAATGGGAATTTATAAATGCGATTTAAATGTGAAGTAAAGAATCTTTAAAAGATTTGAGCATTACACCTGTAGAATGCGATTGAAAGCCGCTGGCAATGGACTGCAGATTCACTCCCCAATGAGGAAAACAAGTCAGTCAGTTTTTTAATGATTTATATGCCTGAATGCCATCGAAGATGGATATGAAGATCTAAAATTCTAAAGAGAAAAATGCctggatagtccttgtggtttgcccAAATTTCACTTTTAGTCCCGGACTTTTTTAAATTACACGTATGTTCCCTATGGTTTGTtcagttgttactcggatagtcctctGACTGGATGGCCGTTAGTTTGTCCAGTTAAGTCTGTGAAATGGCTAAATTACCCTTAACGATAAagacaaaaaattaaaaaaagaaaagaaaaaataaacacataaactAATGGGACCCACCATCTCTTTTAACTTCATCGTACTACTTATATGTGTTTAGTTTATGTGtttatcttttcttttttaatttttgtctTTATCAttaagggtaatttagtcatttgACATAGACCTAACTGGACAAACTAACGACCATCTAGTCAGGGGATTATCCGAGTAACAACCAAGCAAACCATAGGGAACATACGTGTAGTTTTAGAAAGTtcgggactaaaggtgaaatttgggaaaactacagggactatccgggcatttttctcaatTCTAAATCAACAATAACATCAACTATTATCAACAAGCATTTTTCACCTGTCACGAAAGGTAGGGAAAATGCCATAAATAACTCTCAAAATCTCTAAATCATCCAAAGATACTTCCTGAATGAAATACAAAATCTTGCCATCAGTATATTGACATGAAAATATGTCATACAAATGACGTCTAAAACATCCAAACAGACTATGAATAAAGCTGTAGATCACCTGATACTTAGGCATCAGATCCCAGTAATCTTCTAGCAACTCTTCCAATTTTGGGCTATTAGGTTGTGGATCAACGTAAGTAAACATATAAGTAGTCCGATCCAACGGTCCAGAACCAGCAGGGAATGCCTTTttatttaccaaaaaaaaaatagaCTTTTAGATACTAAAAACATATCATCAACGGCATTTTTAAACAAGATATTAAGATAATTACCTCCCAAAAGTATTGCGCTTCTGAGTTTCCAACCGGCTTCACCTCAGCACTACTAAATATCACATCGCTTTTAAAATTTTCCTTGAAACCACGACAACAAGAACCGACCACTAGGCATACTCCATCAGGCTTTCTGTTTCCTCTAATCTGTTAAAGATTGATTATGATTTAACAATTCATGATCAGACTACTTTCTTACTATtataaggaaaaattacaagttttgtcctttatctttataccacttttcaggcggtgtcctttttaacgaatgttgacagacggtgtcctttactaggtattttgttgcaagtttagtcctttacacccaacccagttaaaaaaccctgttaattgttgacaggcggtgtcctttactatgtattttgttgcaagtttagtcctttacctaggtattttgttgcaagtttagtcctttacacccaacaattaacagggttttttaactgggttgggtgtaaaggactaaacttgcaacaaaatatctagtaaaggacaccgcctgtcaacattcgttaaaaaggacactgCCTGAAAAAAGGTataaaaataaaggacaaaacttgtaatttttccttattATAAGCTAGAGAATGTTTATGGCATAACCTGTTTTAGCACAGGTGAAAAGTTGCCCATAGCATCGATTATGAGACAAGCTGACAGAATCTTCCCCTCCATTAGTTGCAATACCTTCAAAACCGATTTTTATACGTACATGTTTTGTTCCATTGGAATCAACTAACAAAACTATATTAGCTTTAGAGATCTTACCGCAATATCCTGATAAACATTTATGCTAGACACACTGCAACCTTCAAAGATTACTCCACCAAGTGAAGTGAATCTTTCCCTCACAATATCTATAAGTTTTGCAGGcctacaaataaataaataaataaaaaaggaaaagTTAATTATATTTTTCGTCTCTTCGATTTGTTGAAAATAACCATaacagtccattagtttaaaaattgtgaaaaCAGTACGTGCCAAATGGATGTGTTTGACCTATGGATTGGTGATTAGCGTTTTAAGCATAAAGAGGGTTGGAATTTTTATATTCAAAGGGGGGCTTTTTAAAGGAATGGACGAAAATGCCCTCGCCAAGCATGTGGTCTGACTAACGGGTCAAATGGATGGTGTTAAGTGAGGTGGACTgtaatggttacaaaagtgaaagtaTAGGTATTGTTTTCGCAATTTTAAAATAATGGACTGTAATGATTATTTTCAACAAACCACggggacgaaaaatgtaattaacTTTCTTTCAAAAAGGACCGAACGAAAATGCCCTTGGACGTGCCAAGCACGTGGTTTGACTAACGGGTTAAATGGATGGTGTTAAATGAGGTGGACTGTAATTGTTACAAAAGTGAAAGTATTGGTACTGTTTTGGCAATTTTTAAATGAATGGACTATAATGGTTATTTacaacaaaccacagggacaaaaaACGTAATTCACTCCAAAAAAAATTCTTAAGGTAAGTAGATCTAGAAGGAAAATATTAAATAACGGATAGGAGATCTTACGAAACACCAAGGTTAAGAATGTTTGAAACCCATATCTCTCCTTTACTCTCAAACCCACATCTGTTCTGCAAATTTGAAATTAATGACATTTTAAGTTAAGTAATACAAACCAATCATCATTTAAACTTTTGTTTAAGGTTAACCAGAAGACGCATTTTGTTACCGGATTAAACACTGAAGTTGTGGCCTGCTCAATGTCATCTTCCGTTAAGACACCAACTTCAACAAGTTCCAGGAGCTCTTTCCTCGATATATTCCACTCTTGTTCTCTCTGGTATTAAACGGACCAAAATGTCAAAATATCGACTCACATAGCTACCAGTCGCACAAAGAAACTACATGCTATATAGAAATATTGCACACCCGTACGTAACTAGTAACTACGTATATACCCCTTTTAGTAAGTTCCTTTCCACGACTCCTACTCGCAGGCCTTTCAAACTTAACGCGGTGGCAACAAAGATCCCTAAAGTACCCCCGCAAACCAACACATCGAATTTGTCGACTTCTTTGTTTGCCATATCAGATTGGCTAAACAAACCAGGGGTATTGGTGACAACTTGTCTAGGTTCTTGAACTACTGCAATTTCTAATACATATTAAATCATTACATTGTTCCACTTGACTAAATTGTATAAAAACATTGATGATATccaaaatttgaaatttgaaattgaCCTGTTTGAGCAGAACAAATGCTAGACCACAAATTATCCAATCTCTTCAAAGCTTCATACGAGTACGCTCCGCCTGCACCACCGACTTCCCCGCCTACTGAAATGCTCTCCATTATCCTCTGCAAATcaccaaaacatttaaaaaaaaaagagaaaagaaaaacACTTTGGTCAGCTAGAATTaatatcaaacacttggtgtgcacaaAAAATATTCTTGAAGAAGAAATGGTTACCTGAGTGCGTGAAGACATTGCTTTGGGCTGCAAATACAGTTTCTTTGGTTTTTGGATATTGTAAACAAAAGGGTGTTTAGAATAGCCATTGAATTTGGATGGGTGTGGCTGAAGTTGAACTTGAATCACAACCATTGTGCAGGATTCAAGAATGCTTTCAGTTACAGAAGAATATGTTCAAGATTGTAACTTGATCGTTAAGGATGTAAGGATGCGAACGAGTATAGTCCACGTTAGAGCAAGCTAGTCCTTTGAAAGTGAACATATTCAATTAAGATTGGATAAACCTTGCAGAAATGAATCAACGATCAAACAATCACCAGCCAATTATGAAATATGCCCGGTTTCAGTTTTCGTCCCTGAAGTTTAAAGTTGCATcttatctatctatactttctaaaAGCAGAAAACGCGATGAGATAAGAAAAACTGATGTGACAGTCATAAAGGTTGTCCAACAATGcctttcttatgtcattattacatcactagcggtaagacccgtgtgcaaacacgggtcgtttcttagaaaaccatgcataacacatattgacagagagtaaaaaaataattagtgcagacttacaaaattgatataaattaatgatcaataggtttatttaacagcaattccattatgttgatagcaaaccactgttgtctattaactgttaaaaacttttgttgctttccaacagactttaCTAAGAATTGtcatccattatctccaacagagcttgccagatggatagatagtaactatcagatgttagtcaaccCATGTCGTGCAAACACGGGCCGTTTCTTTGTCACGATATGCACAACTTTTTTTAAATTCAGCAATTGAGTAGACTTGTGAAACTCTAACGAAAGTTCATCAGGACTATTAtaactaaccactgctccttatgAAATATTATTTAGCTAGGTTATTACCCgagattgcttcccgggctcgggaaacttattatattaattactatttgttattaatacgaccAAATTACATCAAGCATCTCATTCGATTCaacaacaatgtcttcaaatcaccagattagatcatgaacccatattagatgtcaaacaaaagcacaacagaaccacatgaataacatcatttccacttttacttcaatgcacttaAATGATAGGgtaaccattgggtgtcagcccaatggccaccagcccgcattctaacccggaggtggcgggttcgagtcttgctcgttcccaatgcccctacggtagcggatttacccccagactcaggcttgctgggtggcggtctgcgaggtgggatcacctcggcggttgggaggaccgtggaatatcccccccacttaaatgatagggtgatttgggattttgtaaaaatgtttgtttttgtactactttacaaaattacatagaattcaagaaaacgaaacaacgaattaaacagatgttgagttattcaaagttctgttgaatactaaatgagatgttgaccaaaagtcaatcagatgttgaccaatagtcaaacagatgttgaccttaaacagatatttggtttaaggccaaacatctgtttatggccaaacatctgtttaaggtaaaacatctgtttaagtctaaatatctgatatagaaggccaaacatctgtttaaggcaaaacatctgtttaaggtgaaACATctatttatggccaaacatctgtttaaggtcaaacaactgtttaagcccaaacctctgatataaaaggccaaacatctgtttaagtctgaacagatgtttaacttaatcagatctactgtcttctcacactgttttcctcttcaaaacactgttgaacctaacatgggtttccattaactattgaccaaaaggCAAATATGggttcaaaccactgtttgttattgtacttctttacaaaattacataaaattcaagaaaacgaaacaatgacttaaagaactataatttaacacataatctaaTCGGGCAAAGCAATCTATTATCTGACAATTCCCTGGTTTTACAACATGAAACACAACATCATCATGCCAAATACAGTTACTATTAGCAAAAAGAAGCATGATATCatctatatataaaatataaagaGCTAATAACCGTGTTTTATCATGTTAGCTATACATAGCAACAAAACATCAagttaataattaataaaaaaatacaacatCACCATCAAAAAATTCATAGTTATAATATCTGATATCAGAACATACCTAAATGTCGTTGTTAAACTGAGATAACTTGATTTAATACGATCTTCTGTTGCGAAGACACGTATGTGAAGTGCAACATATCACCAAACCTCAAGTTATTCTCAGTCATAAACTTTCGCCAACCGTCCAACGCATAACGTGGCTTCAATTCATTTAACTCCGACTTAACATCATAAACCTCCACAACTCCAACcatgttttgaactttcaaaggATGAAGATTAACAGAAAGACCTGCTCGCCTGGCAACTTCAACAGGAAGACACTACATGTATTGtgtagaaaaaaataataatcagacaaataaacataaatcattagtttgttataaaaaatgGTATACCAGCCTATAGTCTCCTTTGTGATCAAAATGAAAGAACTCAGGGTCGAGAAGATGTCCAAAATGTTTTTTTGCAGTCTTCGTAATCTTATTTCTACAGTTAAGATTCTTCTGAACGTTGGCGGCTCTCTTCcccttgatgaaaaagtaaacatATACATGTGAATTAAAGGAATGTTGAATATATGCACCAAAAAATTTATATCAGATATACTAATTAAGTGGCGAGTATAGATACCTTAACTTTGTGAGCAGATGAAGAACATCCAATATGATCACTTATGTCGACAGGTAAGGCAGCATTTCCCTTAGTCCTATTCTTGACCGTCTCCTTTCTCTCATAAGTAACTTTACCTTTCTTCTTAATCTGTAGTCATAGAGTAACTTTAATAACCATGGTAATATAACAATCTTTAAGATGGTAAACttacatcttgtgttttattcaATCGTGAAGACATGCGTCTCTTCGACATGCATTCGGCATTGGTTGGTAACTTCTTCTAAATAATACATTATTGGATAAATGTAACATCAGTAAACAACATTACTAATAGTTGCAAAAACATtaaattcttatatgtgttaaatTAAAAATGAATAAGTTTAATAATTTAGTAAGTACCTGAGTAACGGTTCTTCCTTCACCTACACACACAACTTCTTCATCCTCATAGATGTCCTGGTCAACATTAatgaaataattaatataatgctaaaataattaaaacttttATTGCTAGTGCTCAATACATACGTACCTTGAATACATTCTCAACATAATCAGCCTTCGATATCTCAAGTACACAATCATCGTCAGATTCAGGTTTCTTCGAAAAGCAAATCTCAGACTCATCTCTATAAACTACTACCTCAAAAACAACATCATCAATTCTGCTAAACACAAGAAAATCATCCTCAAGTATCCCAACATCGTTGCACATTTCCGGCCATCCTCTAGCAAATACAAAGTTTGTATCAACCATAGACACCTCAACATTCCAATAGGAACCCTTATAACAGATTTGAAATTTGCCACTTGGTGGGCTGTTTACGTAAAATTTTTTAATGAAGCAGTCTTCGATTACctgcataaaattaaaaataatgaatACTATACGTGAAGTATGTAAGTTATGAGAATAAGTGTTGACACGTTTAAGATGCAAAAGGATTCAAGTTAAGATCAATAGTCATACCGTAAACCAAATCTTGCATAACGATTGAACGTGAAATAAGATTCACCACACATgccatcaacaaaacatgaaagtTCAAGCCCAAAATCACCTAACGGTCTGAAAACCAACAAAGTATCCCTCGGCAAATTGAGATCTTTAACAACACTGTCCCAACCGTCAGTTATTATTGGCGTTGAATTTTCTGTTCTGACCCTCACAACCCATTTTTTTACCAGACTCATGATATATTCGCAACTTATTTTTTTGCCAACAATCTCCCCGCTTTTGATTAGCAAAGGCTATAGGCACATCATGTATATAATTTTTAAGTAGTGTAAGAAAATATAAACCATAACAACTGTTAACTATATAtctcaataaaaataaattatgtatataaaaacatGTCATACCATTTTCAAAGATTCTGGGTTATCAAGAAACTTGACAAATGTAGTATACATGATAAAACCTGAATCAGTAAAGATGTTAAAAGATTGAAATTAAAAAGTTGGCTTCGAAGATGAACATTAACTTTTTGTATTAACAGAGTATCTACTGAAATTAATCATAGAAGCAGAGTATGAGTTAAAAATTTTCTGCAAATaataactattttaatatgttctcaacaaatgattcaaacacctaaCTAAACCCTTCTTGAATGTATAGCAATAAACGTTTAAAATCGTATTTGTAGCAAGATAGGATTTAAATTAAAATCGGTTAAACAATATAAAGTTCACTACAATATGAATGTACATACCAGTTGCTgaagaaaaaacaataaaacctCCAGTAATTGAAGTGTAGAAGACGGAGAATAAGAAAgttgaaaccctagaaaatgactgGGAAGAAGAGATTTTTGAAAGAAGTCAGATGATAGATGTTTGATGTGTAATGATGCTAAAGAAATAATGACGGTTGTGTTTTCGTTTTCCCATTTTTCAACAGATGAAAAATATTTACACATACACCCCTTATtgaatttgtttgttatttacattgaaaaccatgcataacacatatttttagaacatatagatacatgtatagatattgtacgaaaatgtgttatctattatagctaaaagacaactataagtaaatataaaagatatttaacaaacttaataaaagatgtctaacaaaatgtgtttggaaacctctgttggtcgttgggaacagtgtgagtcaaacagtcgttagataaacaaaagttatgagaacagatgataactttcagcagtgttttatttttagctaacatctgtcTACGTCAGAACCTCTGTcgtcttttgtcagactttagctacaatacaccttttataacagcaaaatataccgtaaattcttccaaaaaactgttgttgacatacaaaattatataataatacttatagcagaccttatataataatacttattcatcattagcccaaccactgttagtatcaaatcctctgttaagcattttaagattgaatatcatctgttgttcgttaacatctgttgaccaaTAGCAGACCTTTGCCTCTTCAGACAATTATTCATCAGCaaatgctctcttttgtcagactttggCTACACATCACCTTTTACAACACCAAAATATAcggtaaattcttccaaaaaactgttattgataaacaaaattatataataatacttaggaatgactgaaataattaaaatgaagatgcgacaacaaagattaatactattaaaatttattcatttagtcaacagtggtaaatcaaatagtcgttagcatacacagttgtttcatcatcagcagatgttctcttttaccAAACTTTAACTACAATAGACCTTTTACAACTCCAAATATTGACTCTCTCTAATTTGAAGGAGCACAGATTCTTCAAAAAACTACTATCAATGATCAAATTCtgaacatttgttttatctttgcactcatctgttcaccatcaaaccaacccttgatactattaaacctctgttaacttaccaaacagatgttcatacacaattcaacatcaacataatatgttcaccatcaaaccaacccttgatactattaaacttctgttgacttaccaaacagatgttcagac from Helianthus annuus cultivar XRQ/B chromosome 10, HanXRQr2.0-SUNRISE, whole genome shotgun sequence harbors:
- the LOC110886019 gene encoding uncharacterized protein LOC110886019 isoform X1, with protein sequence MVVIQVQLQPHPSKFNGYSKHPFVYNIQKPKKLYLQPKAMSSRTQRIMESISVGGEVGGAGGAYSYEALKRLDNLWSSICSAQTEIAVVQEPRQVVTNTPGLFSQSDMANKEVDKFDVLVCGGTLGIFVATALSLKGLRVGVVERNLLKGREQEWNISRKELLELVEVGVLTEDDIEQATTSVFNPNRCGFESKGEIWVSNILNLGVSPAKLIDIVRERFTSLGGVIFEGCSVSSINVYQDIAVLQLMEGKILSACLIIDAMGNFSPVLKQIRGNRKPDGVCLVVGSCCRGFKENFKSDVIFSSAEVKPVGNSEAQYFWEAFPAGSGPLDRTTYMFTYVDPQPNSPKLEELLEDYWDLMPKYQEVSLDDLEILRVIYGIFPTFRDSPLPAAFNRILQFGDASGIQSPVSFGGFGSLTRHLGRISNGIHEAISGNLLDADNLSLLNPYMPNLSASWLFQRAMSARKQAGVPPDFINDLLYANFQSMQRLGDPVLRPFLQDVIQFGPLVKTLGLVMLTKPQILPSIFKQVGFPVLIDWLGHFSLLGSYTFLSIYIDPLIRPLIDTFSTEEKYKWKRQLEAWKYGAGLDYKFNHEDITKR
- the LOC110886019 gene encoding uncharacterized protein LOC110886019 isoform X2 — translated: MVVIQVQLQPHPSKFNGYSKHPFVYNIQKPKKLYLQPKAMSSRTQRIMESISVGGEVGGAGGAYSYEALKRLDNLWSSICSAQTVVQEPRQVVTNTPGLFSQSDMANKEVDKFDVLVCGGTLGIFVATALSLKGLRVGVVERNLLKGREQEWNISRKELLELVEVGVLTEDDIEQATTSVFNPNRCGFESKGEIWVSNILNLGVSPAKLIDIVRERFTSLGGVIFEGCSVSSINVYQDIAVLQLMEGKILSACLIIDAMGNFSPVLKQIRGNRKPDGVCLVVGSCCRGFKENFKSDVIFSSAEVKPVGNSEAQYFWEAFPAGSGPLDRTTYMFTYVDPQPNSPKLEELLEDYWDLMPKYQEVSLDDLEILRVIYGIFPTFRDSPLPAAFNRILQFGDASGIQSPVSFGGFGSLTRHLGRISNGIHEAISGNLLDADNLSLLNPYMPNLSASWLFQRAMSARKQAGVPPDFINDLLYANFQSMQRLGDPVLRPFLQDVIQFGPLVKTLGLVMLTKPQILPSIFKQVGFPVLIDWLGHFSLLGSYTFLSIYIDPLIRPLIDTFSTEEKYKWKRQLEAWKYGAGLDYKFNHEDITKR